TAATTCTTTTCAATATTTCATCTATTCCTTCAACGGGTTTGTATCCTCTAGGAATATGGTCAGTGTTTAGTGCTTTAAACATCTTACAAAGACATAATGAGTATTGTCCGGACCCCATAATTCCCATTGGAGGACCTTCAACAACAATATCTGCCCCAACAGAAATGGCAATTTCTGCCCTAAGTTGTCTTGGCAATATATATGGGATACCTCTGCCACTTCTCTCAAATAGGCCAGGTACAACAGCTACAAATAACGAGTCAGGAAACATATGTTTTGCAGTTTTCATGCAATGAAAATGACCGTTATGTAAAGGATTATACTCAGTGAAATCAGCGACCAAATTCACTTCAGAAGTAGTATCTGAAATTTTATATTTTTCATCCAAATCATTGAAAAATAATTTCCTATCACGTGAAAGAATATTTGAAACTTGAGACATAAACATAAATTTAAACCTCAAATTAAAAAAAACTTATGTTTTAAAAACATAAATAATAATATCAAAGTAGAAAATGGGGACTGAAAATGGATTTAGTTATTAAAAATTGTAAGCTTATTGATGAAATCGGACAGTACAATATCGGAGTAGAAAATGGTAAAATCGTTGAAATTTCAAAAAATCCTATAAAATGTGATGAAATCATAGATATTAAAGACAATTACATATTACCAGGTTTTATTGATCCCCATGTTCACTTTAGAGATCCCGGCCTAACTCAAAAGGAAGACTTCAAAACAGGTAGCTTATCTGCTGCAAACGGAGGATTTACAACCATCATCGATATGCCGAATACCCTTCCAAAGACAAATACATATGAATCACTTAAAGAAAAAATCGAAATTGGAAAAAGCAAATCAGTTGTTAATTTTGAACTTCAGGCAGGACACAGCAGCCTTGAGGAAATGGAAAAAATGGTTGAATTGAATCCAATTTCATTTAAGGTATTTATGGATTTGGAAAGTGATGAAAGTTTAGAAGAAATATTTTCCAATTTGGGAAAACTAAAACAGACAACAGATTACAACGGACTTGTTGCAGTTCACTGTGAAAAACAGACCATTATCAAAGCTGAAACTGAAAAATTAAAACAAAAAGAAGAAAATGAAGCTATAGATTACAGCTATGCAAGACCATCCTCATCAGAGGATGAATCCGTAAAACAGGCCATAGAACTTGCAGGCAAAAATAATTTAAGATTACATATCTGTCATTTAAGTTCATCCAAATCATTGAGTCTTGCAAAAAGTGCCAGTAAAATACAACCTGTAAGCTGGGAATTTACACCTCACCATCTATTGCTTGATAATTCAGCATTCAATACATATGGCACATTCATAAAAACTAATCCTCCATTAAGAGAAAAACAGAACAGCATCCGCATTGACGATTTAGATACAGATTCAATAATTGGAACCGACCATGCTCCTCATACTTTAGAAGATAAAACAAAAGGAGTTTGGCAATCTTCACCAGGAATTCCGAACTTGGAAACCGTGGTGCCTCTCCTTTTAACAGAAGTAAACAAAGGAAAAATAGATTTAAGTATTATTCCAAAAATTCTCTCACAAAATGCCGCCAAAGTATATGGTCTTGAAAACAAGGGAGAAATTGTTATTGGAAAAGATGCTGATTTTACAGTGATTGATTTAAAACGAAAAGGGAAATTTAACATTAACGAATTCGAAACAAAAGCAGAATATTCACCGTTTGATGGTTGGAGTTACACAGGAATGCCTATAATGACAATCGTTAACGGAAAAATAGTAATGAATAAAATTTAACTTGTTTTAAAAAAAGAAAAAATAGAGGTGTGATATCACACCTATTTATAACATAATGCG
This portion of the uncultured Methanobrevibacter sp. genome encodes:
- a CDS encoding dihydroorotase family protein: MDLVIKNCKLIDEIGQYNIGVENGKIVEISKNPIKCDEIIDIKDNYILPGFIDPHVHFRDPGLTQKEDFKTGSLSAANGGFTTIIDMPNTLPKTNTYESLKEKIEIGKSKSVVNFELQAGHSSLEEMEKMVELNPISFKVFMDLESDESLEEIFSNLGKLKQTTDYNGLVAVHCEKQTIIKAETEKLKQKEENEAIDYSYARPSSSEDESVKQAIELAGKNNLRLHICHLSSSKSLSLAKSASKIQPVSWEFTPHHLLLDNSAFNTYGTFIKTNPPLREKQNSIRIDDLDTDSIIGTDHAPHTLEDKTKGVWQSSPGIPNLETVVPLLLTEVNKGKIDLSIIPKILSQNAAKVYGLENKGEIVIGKDADFTVIDLKRKGKFNINEFETKAEYSPFDGWSYTGMPIMTIVNGKIVMNKI